One Bacteroidota bacterium DNA segment encodes these proteins:
- the pyrR gene encoding bifunctional pyr operon transcriptional regulator/uracil phosphoribosyltransferase PyrR — protein MRLLLEHKQIEIITNRLCYQLLESPPDMGSLAIVGLQPRGVLFARKVHENLEKITGKKLYYGDLDTTFYRDDFRRGNEIHKASSMNINFSMEAQHVVLVDDVLYTGRSVRAALDALNDFGRPAKVELMVLIDRRYSRQLPIQPDYVGYEVDSRADDKVKVEWDEKGESKIWLLSKESE, from the coding sequence ATGAGATTATTATTAGAACATAAACAAATAGAAATTATCACCAACAGGTTATGTTATCAATTGTTGGAGAGTCCTCCTGACATGGGATCTTTAGCCATTGTGGGTTTGCAACCACGGGGAGTACTATTTGCCAGAAAAGTGCATGAAAATTTAGAAAAAATTACGGGCAAAAAATTATACTATGGCGACCTTGATACTACTTTTTATAGAGATGATTTTCGTCGTGGCAATGAGATACACAAAGCCAGTAGTATGAATATAAATTTCAGCATGGAAGCACAGCATGTAGTGTTGGTTGATGATGTATTATATACAGGTCGTTCTGTTAGAGCTGCCTTGGATGCCTTAAACGATTTTGGCCGACCTGCAAAAGTAGAATTAATGGTATTGATAGACCGCCGCTACAGCCGCCAACTCCCCATACAACCTGATTACGTTGGATATGAAGTAGACTCCCGTGCCGATGATAAAGTAAAAGTAGAATGGGATGAAAAAGGAGAAAGCAAAATTTGGTTATTAAGCAAAGAGAGTGAATAG
- a CDS encoding EVE domain-containing protein, protein MNYWLVKSEPSTYAWEQLLKEKKVTWDGVRNYAARNNLQAMKKGDLVLFYHSNEGLDIVGVTKVLKEHFPDPTIDDARWVAVELGPQKTLKKSITLETCKGDKILSEMTFVKIGRLSVSPVTPAQFDRVLELSGTKL, encoded by the coding sequence ATGAACTACTGGCTCGTAAAATCTGAACCCAGCACTTATGCTTGGGAACAATTGCTCAAAGAAAAAAAAGTAACGTGGGATGGCGTACGAAATTATGCTGCCCGAAATAATTTGCAAGCCATGAAAAAAGGTGACCTTGTACTGTTTTATCACAGCAATGAAGGTCTTGATATTGTTGGTGTCACAAAAGTTTTGAAAGAACATTTCCCTGACCCGACAATTGATGATGCACGCTGGGTAGCGGTAGAGTTAGGCCCACAAAAAACTTTAAAAAAATCGATAACTTTAGAAACCTGCAAAGGCGATAAAATACTATCAGAAATGACCTTTGTAAAAATCGGCCGCCTTAGTGTATCACCTGTCACCCCCGCACAATTCGACCGCGTACTAGAACTCAGCGGAACAAAATTGTAA
- a CDS encoding DUF4296 domain-containing protein, which translates to MKPEIILFIVLLFASCDSETHVPSDLLQPDKMTEVMEDIYLAEGIVATSGSQDRIAERQLAIDYYSVIYKKHKVDSAVFRKSFDYYTIHPKLMQQVSDQVIDKLSKENLELYKK; encoded by the coding sequence ATGAAACCCGAAATTATTTTATTTATCGTTTTGCTTTTTGCCTCTTGCGATAGCGAAACCCATGTACCCAGCGATTTATTGCAGCCCGATAAAATGACCGAGGTAATGGAAGACATTTATTTGGCCGAAGGAATTGTTGCCACCAGTGGCAGCCAAGACCGAATTGCGGAACGCCAACTCGCCATCGACTATTATAGTGTAATTTACAAAAAGCATAAAGTGGATTCTGCGGTATTCCGCAAATCGTTCGATTATTATACCATACACCCCAAACTGATGCAACAAGTAAGTGACCAAGTAATAGATAAACTGAGCAAGGAAAATTTGGAGTTATATAAGAAGTGA
- a CDS encoding GAF domain-containing protein → MEEIIIDANISKEKRYESLWPQISSLIDGEKNLIANMANIAAALHQTFGWWWIGFYLVDKETNDLVLGPFQGPIACTRIAKGKGVCGIAWKQAQTIIVPDVDTFPGHIACSTASKSEIVLPLILAGEVLAVLDVDSEHLNYFDETDSKWLQKVVDLLTKNQPWKL, encoded by the coding sequence ATGGAAGAAATTATTATTGATGCAAACATAAGCAAAGAAAAACGCTATGAAAGCCTTTGGCCACAAATATCTTCGCTCATTGATGGTGAAAAAAATTTGATTGCCAATATGGCCAATATTGCTGCGGCTTTGCACCAGACTTTTGGATGGTGGTGGATCGGATTTTATTTGGTCGATAAGGAAACGAACGATTTGGTGCTCGGTCCTTTTCAAGGCCCCATTGCTTGCACCCGCATAGCAAAAGGCAAGGGCGTTTGCGGCATCGCATGGAAACAAGCACAAACTATTATAGTACCCGATGTGGATACATTCCCAGGGCATATCGCTTGTTCGACTGCCAGTAAAAGTGAGATTGTCTTACCTTTAATTTTAGCTGGCGAAGTGCTTGCTGTACTTGATGTTGACAGCGAACATCTAAATTATTTTGACGAGACTGATAGCAAATGGCTGCAAAAGGTTGTTGATTTGCTGACAAAAAACCAGCCCTGGAAATTATGA
- a CDS encoding MFS transporter, protein MSKKVWWIVIIASLGYFVDIYDLILFQVVKKDSLRSLGITAEKELFQWETYLFNFQMIGMLIGGLLWGILGDRKGRIKVLFGSIIVYSLANICNAFVTNVESYAFFRLIAGIGLAGELGAGITLVVETMQKEKRGYGTMIIVTFGALGAVVASLVGKEGDHIAHAFNLNMQGWQVTYIVGGILGLLLLALRAGAYESGMYKGLETVNTKRGNFAMLFTKKNFPKYLRCILIGLPIWFVVGILIAFSDKFAAYVGITDGAVTVGKSVMYSYIGLSVGDLFSGLFSQWFRSRVKVVTGYILCLALAFIYYIHMSGVSIDMFYFMCFVLGASTGFWALFVTIASEQFGTNIRSTVSNTVPNFVRGATVPMTMGFRKLTEEFGIYPAAIIIGTIAISLSLYGILKTQETFSKDLDYLEE, encoded by the coding sequence ATGAGCAAAAAAGTTTGGTGGATTGTTATTATAGCCTCTTTAGGATATTTTGTAGATATATATGATTTGATTCTTTTTCAAGTGGTGAAGAAGGACAGCCTTAGATCGTTGGGTATTACAGCCGAAAAAGAATTATTTCAATGGGAAACTTATCTCTTCAATTTTCAAATGATAGGCATGCTCATTGGCGGTTTGCTTTGGGGGATTTTGGGTGATAGAAAAGGGCGTATTAAAGTTTTGTTCGGCTCTATTATAGTGTATTCCTTGGCCAATATTTGTAACGCATTTGTTACCAATGTAGAGTCTTATGCTTTCTTTCGTTTAATTGCAGGCATAGGATTGGCGGGCGAATTAGGGGCAGGTATCACACTGGTGGTCGAGACCATGCAAAAAGAAAAACGAGGTTATGGTACCATGATTATCGTAACCTTTGGTGCATTGGGTGCGGTAGTGGCATCGCTTGTGGGTAAGGAAGGAGACCATATTGCACATGCTTTTAATTTAAATATGCAAGGCTGGCAAGTTACTTATATAGTTGGGGGTATATTGGGTTTATTACTTTTGGCACTTCGTGCAGGAGCTTATGAATCAGGGATGTATAAAGGTTTGGAAACAGTAAATACTAAACGTGGAAATTTTGCCATGCTCTTTACCAAAAAGAATTTCCCCAAATATTTACGGTGTATTCTTATCGGACTTCCTATATGGTTTGTAGTAGGAATATTGATAGCATTTAGTGATAAGTTCGCAGCTTATGTTGGTATTACCGATGGAGCAGTAACAGTAGGCAAATCGGTGATGTATAGTTATATTGGTTTGTCGGTGGGCGATTTGTTTAGCGGACTTTTCAGCCAATGGTTTCGTAGCAGGGTGAAGGTGGTAACAGGATATATTTTATGTTTGGCATTGGCATTTATATATTATATACATATGAGTGGAGTGAGTATTGACATGTTTTATTTTATGTGTTTTGTGTTGGGTGCATCTACCGGTTTCTGGGCATTATTTGTTACCATTGCGAGTGAACAATTTGGCACGAATATTCGTAGTACCGTAAGTAATACAGTTCCCAATTTTGTGCGAGGTGCTACGGTTCCCATGACGATGGGCTTTCGTAAACTCACAGAAGAATTTGGAATTTACCCTGCAGCAATTATTATAGGAACAATAGCAATATCATTGTCATTATATGGAATTTTAAAAACACAAGAAACATTTAGTAAGGATTTGGATTATTTGGAAGAATAA
- a CDS encoding LptE family protein, which translates to MQAVIGMLMPHGTDYCSLNTVCYQLTTKMKNIIIIYILLLSGCCYHIKPPANVGKLKTATVDYIENKATQVAPTLSNVLTEKLKNKIANETSLKIVNEKGDLHFTGKITDYKVTNAALTGGNDQQVAQNRLTITMQMKCDNATDSKLNFDQTFTQFADFTANQSLSAVEAKLIADITDLLAQEIFNKALVSW; encoded by the coding sequence GTGCAAGCAGTAATCGGGATGCTAATGCCGCATGGCACTGACTACTGCTCACTCAACACTGTTTGCTATCAACTGACCACAAAAATGAAAAACATTATTATAATATATATACTCCTACTCAGCGGTTGTTGTTATCATATAAAGCCACCTGCCAATGTGGGGAAATTAAAAACCGCAACGGTTGATTATATAGAAAATAAAGCCACGCAGGTTGCACCCACATTGAGTAATGTGCTCACTGAAAAATTGAAAAATAAAATCGCCAATGAAACTTCGTTAAAGATTGTAAACGAAAAAGGTGATTTGCATTTTACAGGAAAAATTACTGATTATAAAGTAACGAATGCGGCACTCACGGGAGGTAATGATCAACAAGTAGCACAAAACAGACTTACCATTACCATGCAGATGAAATGTGATAATGCAACAGATTCTAAACTCAATTTTGATCAAACATTTACACAATTTGCAGATTTTACAGCCAACCAAAGTCTATCTGCAGTAGAAGCCAAATTGATTGCAGACATTACAGATTTATTAGCCCAAGAGATATTTAATAAGGCTTTGGTGAGTTGGTAA
- a CDS encoding nucleoid-associated protein yields MNLSNTTLKNLSVHFIGNKSQGDELVLSKKELNIDIDLSMRLKEYFLGKFNAVYDKYCFSHASDIKYNEVYNFVSEYFANGSSFQNTSEHIAKHLYESSIHPKVKAGELYVCHFENCEIDNKVVNAIGIFKTENKSGFFEVDQHKNEFSIIYKEGIDITKFDKGCLIYDTNEDQGFVVSIIDNQNRGEEALYWKETFLGLTQVSNDFHQTNQFLSIAKSYVTKQVPEEFEVTKADQIDLLNRSVEYFKNHEKFDKGEFESEVFQHKSIIESFQKFDETYRENHELKVPDSFDISPQAVKKQARVFKSILKLDKNFHIYIHGNKDMIEQGVEKDGRKYYKIYYEKEA; encoded by the coding sequence ATGAATCTAAGCAATACCACACTAAAGAACCTATCCGTTCACTTTATAGGAAACAAAAGTCAAGGAGATGAACTCGTACTTTCTAAAAAAGAATTGAACATTGATATTGATCTTTCCATGCGGTTGAAAGAATATTTTTTGGGCAAGTTTAATGCCGTATATGATAAGTATTGTTTTAGTCATGCCTCAGATATTAAATATAATGAAGTATATAATTTTGTATCCGAATATTTTGCCAATGGCTCCTCGTTTCAAAACACTTCAGAACATATTGCCAAACATTTATATGAAAGCTCTATTCACCCAAAAGTAAAAGCAGGCGAACTATATGTTTGCCATTTTGAAAATTGTGAAATTGATAATAAAGTAGTCAACGCAATTGGTATTTTTAAAACAGAAAACAAAAGTGGTTTTTTTGAAGTAGACCAACATAAAAATGAATTCTCTATTATATATAAAGAAGGAATCGATATTACTAAATTCGACAAAGGATGTTTGATATATGATACTAATGAAGACCAGGGTTTTGTGGTAAGTATTATCGACAATCAAAATCGCGGAGAAGAAGCATTATACTGGAAAGAAACATTTTTGGGATTAACGCAAGTAAGTAATGATTTCCACCAAACAAATCAATTTTTGAGTATTGCGAAAAGCTATGTAACCAAGCAAGTTCCAGAAGAATTTGAAGTAACCAAAGCCGACCAAATAGATTTATTAAATCGCTCGGTTGAATATTTTAAAAACCACGAAAAGTTTGACAAAGGGGAATTTGAAAGTGAAGTTTTCCAACACAAAAGTATTATAGAATCTTTTCAAAAATTTGATGAAACCTATCGTGAAAATCACGAACTTAAGGTGCCTGATAGTTTTGATATATCACCACAAGCCGTAAAAAAGCAAGCCCGTGTTTTTAAAAGTATCTTAAAGCTCGATAAAAATTTTCATATATATATTCATGGCAATAAAGATATGATAGAGCAAGGCGTGGAAAAGGATGGTAGGAAGTATTATAAGATTTATTATGAGAAGGAAGCTTAA
- a CDS encoding sigma-70 family RNA polymerase sigma factor, whose product MPESPQLQSTVNHLFRHQAGKVVAVLTHIFGSHNIELAEDVVQDTLLTALEQWKLKGIPNNPDGWLFIVAKNKALNLIKKQRHHILFGDDDTQILLQSGYTIETTFNKLAEEELIKDDQLRMMFACCHLEISEETQITLILKTLCGFSTAEIAKTLLTSEDTISKRLYRTKEFFRQQKVKLEIPSLGEIKNRTDAVLNSIYLIFNEGYNSTNSEELIRKDVIEEAVLLCKLLTQNIHTQLPEVYALMALMCFHSSRSDSRLTSAGDIILLPMQDRNKWNKKLIAKGNEYMNQAAFGNTISTYHIEATIAYEHCHAQSYDKTNWQKILEYYDWLYNISPSQITAMNRVVAILQLHGADVALKELEAISDKEKLETYYLYYSLLGEIHSQLYNRNTAQQYFEKAIGLTQSEAEKKMLQHKIAALLN is encoded by the coding sequence ATGCCCGAATCACCTCAACTGCAAAGCACCGTCAATCATCTGTTCCGGCATCAAGCGGGGAAGGTGGTGGCGGTGCTTACGCATATATTTGGGTCGCATAATATTGAGTTGGCTGAGGATGTGGTGCAGGATACTTTGCTCACTGCACTGGAACAATGGAAGCTAAAAGGGATTCCTAATAATCCTGATGGCTGGTTATTTATTGTAGCCAAAAACAAAGCATTAAATTTAATTAAAAAACAACGTCATCATATTTTATTTGGTGATGATGATACACAAATTTTATTACAATCAGGATATACAATAGAAACTACATTTAATAAATTGGCAGAAGAAGAATTAATCAAAGACGATCAGTTGAGGATGATGTTTGCCTGTTGTCATCTAGAGATTTCGGAAGAGACCCAGATAACGCTCATCCTTAAGACGCTGTGCGGGTTCAGCACGGCCGAGATTGCGAAGACTTTGCTCACTTCAGAAGATACTATTTCGAAAAGATTATATAGAACCAAAGAGTTTTTCAGGCAACAAAAAGTGAAATTGGAAATACCTTCACTTGGTGAAATTAAGAACAGAACTGATGCAGTTTTGAATAGTATATATTTAATATTTAATGAAGGATATAATTCTACGAATTCAGAAGAATTAATTCGCAAAGATGTGATAGAAGAAGCTGTATTATTATGCAAACTTCTAACACAAAATATACATACCCAACTACCTGAGGTATATGCACTGATGGCTTTGATGTGTTTTCATTCATCCCGCAGTGATAGCCGCTTGACGAGTGCTGGCGATATTATATTATTGCCCATGCAGGATAGAAACAAATGGAACAAAAAACTAATTGCAAAGGGGAATGAATATATGAATCAAGCCGCTTTTGGGAATACGATTAGTACTTATCATATAGAAGCAACGATTGCATACGAACATTGCCATGCCCAAAGTTATGATAAAACAAATTGGCAAAAAATATTAGAATATTATGATTGGTTATATAATATTTCGCCTTCTCAGATCACCGCAATGAATAGGGTGGTGGCCATTCTCCAACTACATGGAGCGGATGTTGCACTTAAAGAATTGGAAGCCATTTCCGACAAAGAGAAATTAGAAACTTATTATTTATATTATAGTTTGTTGGGTGAAATACATTCGCAACTATATAATAGAAATACAGCACAACAGTATTTTGAAAAGGCTATTGGATTAACACAATCGGAAGCAGAAAAAAAGATGCTTCAACATAAGATTGCAGCCCTGTTGAATTGA
- a CDS encoding sialate O-acetylesterase, translating into MHSNKKIFSSFIFLFVVISANSQIAFTTGCFPTRLQFFARESNDSANLCVMGSIDSSGFDSVECRIIRSSKTFQSIRTKLIYNSGKALFNLSPSIYAGLYEYHIRLYLYKSGIATLIKSADSLVCGDVYMINGQSNSHPSNTSATYSNEYCRSFGWQTDNYNYNSYNPKDTFWGFANGDGQGYSYSGPYMVGVWGIKLMQLLKEKYKMPICIINGGSGGSSIEYNLEYNKLDLNTTYGRLLYRFTKAGLANKIKAIFWHQGESNTNANFTDYITNFDSLYNSWKRDYPSAKKVYVFQIHHGCGGANQQEIREIQRRFPEKYSDVRVMSTVGIHEHDGCHYYLDGYYEMAANISRLVARDFYSYTDTLDIKPPNILKAYYMPGHSAINLIFDNNAKLVWPQDTLGQTMKDYIYTNDSIADIKSYTFSGNSMLLKLSSPSYDSVITYLPNVYYNKVSYIYEGPFIRNKRGVGMLSFYHFPIDSAPPPQANFNLNTQNICMGDSITITDQSLYKPTNWQWQIPGASPSSSNQQNVAIKFDTSGVYKITLIASNAIGVDIFSKNITIVVNTRPTVNAGADKTFCIGDSTSLSVNSGLQYQWIPAVGLSSDTVSDPIAKPNMSTNYIIYVKDKNGCKNSDTIQISIIPLPVVNAGTDIDICNQNNIVFLSGSPQGGIWSGQNINGKQFKTLSLTAGVYPLIYIYSGQCLNSDTLHAHIYNGPIVSIDSIIPVCEGQLFSLSAHGKYANSVLWSSNTNGNFASAIDSSTTYESSSTDNNNGYINLKIVAKGDSICADVYDSMIVSIYPLPSIPIIYSRNDTLFTNAATGWQWMRDTSAISGATQQFTKPLINGTYRVLVTNKFGCMQISDAFTYINTSITNLESDALIVYPNPASTEVIIEANIVEMNSVLQLFDATGRLLHQQRAMGIKTTINVQNFDKGLYIVKLISSSQLYYKKFLVER; encoded by the coding sequence ATGCATTCTAATAAAAAAATATTCAGTAGTTTCATATTCCTTTTTGTAGTAATATCTGCAAATTCACAGATAGCTTTTACCACAGGTTGTTTCCCCACACGCTTACAATTTTTTGCACGCGAAAGCAATGATTCTGCAAATTTATGTGTAATGGGAAGCATTGACAGTAGCGGCTTTGACAGTGTCGAATGTAGAATAATTAGGAGTAGCAAAACTTTTCAGTCTATTCGTACTAAATTAATATATAATTCGGGTAAAGCATTATTTAATCTATCACCATCAATCTATGCAGGATTATATGAATATCATATACGTTTATACCTATACAAAAGTGGTATAGCAACTTTAATTAAGAGTGCTGATAGTTTGGTGTGCGGTGATGTGTATATGATTAATGGGCAATCTAATTCTCACCCTTCAAATACCAGTGCTACCTATAGTAATGAATATTGCCGTTCCTTTGGATGGCAAACGGATAATTATAACTATAATAGTTATAATCCGAAAGACACCTTTTGGGGATTTGCTAATGGAGATGGACAAGGCTATTCTTATTCGGGCCCATATATGGTGGGAGTTTGGGGCATAAAATTGATGCAATTGCTGAAAGAAAAATACAAGATGCCAATTTGTATTATTAATGGGGGAAGCGGAGGCTCGAGCATTGAATATAATTTGGAATACAATAAGTTGGATTTGAATACCACTTACGGACGCTTATTATATAGATTTACGAAGGCAGGATTGGCCAATAAAATAAAAGCAATCTTTTGGCACCAAGGAGAATCGAATACCAACGCAAATTTTACAGATTATATAACAAACTTCGATTCATTATACAATTCTTGGAAACGAGATTATCCTTCTGCAAAAAAAGTATATGTTTTCCAAATTCATCATGGTTGCGGTGGTGCTAACCAACAAGAGATTCGTGAAATTCAACGTAGATTTCCTGAAAAGTACAGTGATGTGCGGGTGATGAGCACTGTGGGTATACACGAGCATGACGGTTGTCATTATTATTTGGATGGATATTATGAAATGGCTGCCAATATTTCCAGACTAGTTGCAAGAGATTTTTACAGTTACACAGATACACTTGATATTAAACCACCTAATATTTTAAAAGCATATTATATGCCAGGTCATTCCGCTATTAATCTCATTTTTGATAACAATGCAAAGCTTGTTTGGCCGCAAGACACACTTGGGCAAACGATGAAAGATTATATTTATACTAATGATAGTATTGCCGATATTAAGTCATATACGTTTAGTGGAAATTCGATGCTATTAAAGTTAAGTAGCCCTTCGTACGATAGTGTAATTACCTATTTACCCAATGTATATTATAATAAAGTTTCCTACATTTATGAAGGGCCATTTATTAGAAACAAACGTGGTGTTGGAATGCTCTCTTTTTATCATTTTCCTATCGATTCTGCTCCACCACCACAAGCGAACTTTAATTTGAATACGCAGAATATTTGTATGGGCGATTCTATTACAATTACAGATCAATCATTATATAAACCCACCAATTGGCAATGGCAGATTCCGGGTGCAAGTCCATCAAGTTCTAATCAACAAAATGTTGCAATTAAGTTTGATACTTCGGGTGTTTATAAAATTACTTTAATAGCCAGCAATGCGATTGGTGTTGATATTTTTAGTAAAAACATAACGATTGTAGTTAATACACGACCTACTGTAAATGCAGGTGCTGATAAAACATTTTGTATAGGAGATAGTACTTCCTTATCGGTCAATTCGGGTTTGCAATATCAATGGATTCCTGCTGTAGGCCTTAGTTCTGACACAGTGAGTGATCCCATTGCCAAACCAAATATGAGTACAAACTATATCATATATGTTAAAGATAAAAATGGCTGCAAAAATTCTGATACAATACAAATTAGTATAATACCATTACCTGTTGTTAATGCTGGGACTGATATCGATATCTGCAATCAGAATAATATTGTTTTTTTGAGTGGCAGTCCGCAGGGAGGTATTTGGTCGGGGCAGAATATTAATGGGAAACAGTTTAAAACTTTGTCATTAACTGCAGGAGTTTATCCTTTAATATATATTTATAGTGGGCAATGCTTGAATTCTGATACTCTTCATGCCCATATTTATAATGGGCCGATAGTGAGTATTGACAGTATTATACCAGTTTGTGAAGGTCAACTTTTCAGCCTTTCGGCACACGGTAAATATGCAAATAGTGTTTTATGGTCAAGCAATACCAATGGTAATTTTGCTAGTGCAATAGATAGTAGCACTACTTATGAGTCTTCTTCAACGGACAATAATAATGGATATATTAATTTAAAAATTGTAGCAAAAGGAGATAGTATTTGTGCAGATGTATATGATAGTATGATAGTGAGTATTTATCCGCTGCCTTCTATACCTATTATATATTCTCGTAATGATACTTTATTTACCAATGCAGCAACAGGATGGCAGTGGATGCGTGATACATCTGCAATTTCAGGGGCTACACAACAATTTACAAAACCATTAATTAATGGAACCTATCGAGTTCTGGTCACCAATAAATTTGGATGTATGCAAATTTCCGATGCGTTTACCTATATTAATACAAGTATTACAAATTTAGAAAGTGATGCTCTGATAGTTTATCCCAATCCAGCGAGTACTGAAGTAATAATTGAAGCCAATATAGTTGAGATGAATTCTGTATTACAATTATTTGATGCCACGGGCAGATTGCTGCATCAACAAAGAGCAATGGGGATTAAAACTACCATTAATGTTCAGAATTTTGATAAGGGATTATATATAGTAAAGTTGATTTCGAGTAGTCAATTGTATTATAAGAAATTTTTGGTGGAAAGATAG
- the bioA gene encoding adenosylmethionine--8-amino-7-oxononanoate transaminase translates to MNLEEKDKAYIWHPFTQMKGAATPIHIERGEGSYLYSADGKKYIDAVSSWWVNIHGHANPYIAESIYKQSKQLEHVIFAGFTHTPAILLAEKLLQILPAHFSKVFYSDNGSTSVEVAIKMALQYWYNKGVKHKTKIIALENAYHGDTFGAMSVGERNTFNAPFDLLLFEVYHIPIPTENNIDICIQKLHKLASQNNIAAFIVEPLVQGAAGMQMYHPDELDLLIHIAQKHDILCIVDEVMTGFGRTGKNFAIEHIAAQPDIICLSKGITGGFMPLAVTICTEEIYQAFYDDEQSKAFFHGHSYTANPLSCAAALASIELLLSEICQQQISFIYNSHLAFSNRIRRNKSVKDVRVTGTIIAVELNTTDDSSYFNSIRTSIYDFCLSKGVLLRPLGNIIYIMPPYCITHKELEIIYNTIEEVIVHHQSQLINVTQQTQLATN, encoded by the coding sequence ATGAACCTCGAAGAAAAAGACAAGGCATATATATGGCATCCTTTTACGCAGATGAAGGGAGCTGCTACGCCAATCCATATTGAGAGAGGCGAAGGTTCTTATTTATATAGTGCTGATGGGAAAAAATATATAGATGCCGTTTCATCATGGTGGGTAAATATTCATGGGCATGCAAATCCATATATTGCAGAAAGTATATATAAACAAAGTAAACAGTTGGAGCATGTGATTTTTGCGGGCTTTACCCATACACCTGCTATATTATTAGCCGAAAAATTATTGCAAATATTACCCGCCCATTTTTCAAAAGTTTTTTATTCCGACAATGGTTCCACCTCGGTAGAAGTAGCGATTAAGATGGCTTTGCAATATTGGTATAATAAAGGGGTGAAGCACAAAACAAAAATAATTGCATTAGAAAATGCATACCATGGTGATACATTCGGTGCCATGTCGGTAGGAGAACGAAATACTTTTAATGCACCATTTGATCTGCTATTATTTGAAGTATATCATATACCAATTCCCACCGAAAATAATATTGATATATGTATACAAAAACTACATAAACTTGCTTCGCAAAACAATATAGCTGCATTTATCGTAGAACCACTGGTGCAAGGTGCTGCAGGTATGCAGATGTACCACCCTGATGAACTTGACTTATTAATCCATATTGCACAGAAACATGATATACTTTGCATAGTGGACGAAGTGATGACAGGCTTTGGAAGAACAGGAAAAAATTTCGCTATAGAACATATAGCCGCACAACCAGATATTATATGCTTGAGTAAAGGAATTACAGGTGGTTTTATGCCTTTGGCGGTTACTATTTGTACTGAAGAAATATATCAAGCTTTTTACGATGATGAACAATCTAAAGCATTTTTTCATGGACATTCATACACTGCCAATCCTTTGTCTTGTGCTGCTGCTTTGGCAAGTATAGAATTATTGCTTAGTGAAATCTGCCAACAGCAAATTTCCTTTATATATAATTCGCACTTGGCTTTTAGTAATAGAATTCGCAGGAATAAATCGGTGAAAGATGTACGTGTAACAGGAACTATTATAGCAGTAGAATTAAACACAACTGATGATTCTTCTTACTTTAATTCGATACGAACAAGCATTTATGATTTTTGCTTGAGTAAAGGCGTATTGCTTCGTCCACTGGGGAATATCATATATATTATGCCACCGTATTGCATTACACACAAGGAACTTGAAATTATATATAATACTATAGAAGAAGTGATTGTTCATCACCAAAGTCAACTAATTAATGTAACGCAACAAACACAATTAGCAACAAATTAA